In Rubrivirga marina, the following are encoded in one genomic region:
- a CDS encoding imm11 family protein, with protein MDLVYARHAPSPHAGVLGPIQEVERAFQLSRGVPRLEGWPSDAHFEMDDEFGIRLDDVMKCLGSLLVVSDTLRQFLEAEEVPDTEMLPVTLIDLKGRPVEAPYYVVHSTHLPAALDAEGSGARFNKIKPDLVRSVERLVLRPEAVPSDRPLFRLHEYPKPVLFEAGLAERIEAEGFTGIAFVPIADFDRYSLL; from the coding sequence ATGGACCTCGTCTACGCACGTCACGCGCCGTCTCCCCACGCCGGCGTCCTCGGACCCATCCAGGAGGTCGAGCGGGCGTTCCAGCTCTCCCGCGGCGTCCCGCGCCTCGAGGGCTGGCCGTCCGACGCGCACTTCGAGATGGACGACGAGTTCGGCATCCGGCTCGACGACGTCATGAAGTGCCTCGGGTCGCTCCTCGTCGTCTCCGACACCCTCCGTCAGTTCCTCGAGGCGGAGGAGGTCCCCGACACCGAGATGCTCCCGGTGACCCTCATCGACCTGAAGGGGCGGCCGGTCGAGGCGCCCTACTACGTGGTCCACTCGACGCACCTCCCCGCCGCCCTGGACGCGGAGGGCTCGGGCGCCCGGTTCAACAAGATCAAGCCCGACCTCGTCCGGTCCGTCGAGCGCCTCGTGCTCCGCCCCGAGGCCGTGCCGTCCGACCGGCCGCTCTTTCGGTTGCACGAGTACCCGAAGCCGGTCCTGTTCGAGGCCGGGCTGGCAGAGCGGATCGAGGCCGAGGGGTTCACCGGCATCGCGTTCGTCCCCATCGCCGACTTCGACCGCTACTCCCTCCTCTGA
- a CDS encoding immunity 49 family protein — protein MPSAPLPVAVERETRYANVLIRAANEAGRDEVGGAVYNELSERYRNIGVSFLLLDADLDAFAHCLIDSGITRRTLLRRGLPDEPEHAFRASFVDPVHDALAVGQLGLAAEIGRLSPATWYEDFEYEEDFVYAHLLFGLAQGADPAPLTALVDRHEVALRGVDDPRNAVCRALIARDEVAFLESFEAFVEAEAARIAEARVASYEFYDFQEVSVEGLALLKLAELAGLPTEREYRHCPAWARLEDYAPYVPQSFPEIALDA, from the coding sequence ATGCCCTCCGCGCCGCTCCCCGTGGCCGTCGAGCGGGAGACCCGCTACGCCAACGTCCTCATCCGGGCGGCCAACGAGGCCGGCCGCGACGAGGTGGGCGGGGCCGTCTACAACGAGCTCAGCGAGCGGTACCGGAACATCGGCGTCTCGTTCCTGCTCCTCGACGCCGACCTCGACGCGTTCGCGCACTGCCTCATCGACAGCGGAATCACGCGGCGGACGCTCCTGCGGCGCGGGCTCCCGGACGAGCCCGAGCACGCCTTCCGCGCCAGCTTCGTCGACCCGGTCCACGACGCGCTTGCCGTCGGCCAGCTCGGGCTGGCGGCCGAGATCGGGCGGCTCTCGCCCGCGACGTGGTACGAGGACTTCGAGTACGAGGAGGACTTCGTCTACGCCCACCTCCTGTTCGGCCTGGCCCAGGGGGCCGACCCGGCGCCGCTCACGGCGCTCGTGGATCGGCACGAGGTGGCCCTCCGCGGCGTCGACGACCCGCGGAACGCCGTCTGCCGCGCGCTCATCGCCCGGGACGAGGTCGCGTTCTTGGAGTCTTTCGAGGCGTTCGTCGAGGCTGAGGCCGCGCGGATCGCAGAGGCGCGCGTCGCGTCGTACGAGTTCTACGACTTCCAAGAGGTCTCTGTTGAGGGCCTCGCGCTGCTCAAGCTGGCCGAGCTCGCCGGGCTCCCGACCGAGCGCGAGTACCGGCACTGCCCCGCGTGGGCACGACTCGAGGATTACGCCCCGTACGTGCCCCAGTCGTTCCCCGAGATCGCCCTCGATGCCTGA
- the tssH gene encoding type VI secretion system ATPase TssH → MISKDVKRLLLKLNDPMTRALEGAAGLAVGRGHYEVTVEHLLLKLLEDGTGDAALALSRLGVEPGRVGKALTDTIEGYRTGNAGRPAFSPLLLDLVERAWVAGSVHHGLGEIRSGSFLEAYLESDALATSPAREAMSEAKADDLRDRFFELIEGSDENRASARGGRPLADASGKEGETALDIYTHSLTQQARDDGIDPIFGRDREIRQVIDVLSRRRKNNPILVGEAGVGKTAVVEGLALRIVAGDVPDSLKEAEIAALDLGALQAGAGVKGEFEARMKAVIDAVKDAPKPTILFIDEAHTLVGAGGAAGTGDAANLLKPALARGELRSVAATTWSEYKKHIEKDPALARRFQMVKVDEPDVETAVVMMRGVRDRYEDHHAVQITDAAVRAAVELSDRYLSGRQLPDKSVDLIDTASARVRMSQDATPAALDDLGRRLHEIETELTAQRRDASAGLGTGETLDDLEAERDRLNQRREALEARWKEEQSLARELEGARRAAATAGGDVPAGVRDLHARLEQLQEANGPLVHAEVGQRVVAEVIADWTGIPIGDMIKDEAQLLLELEDRLTSRIRGQDGALVEIADAIRTAKAGMRKADAPIGVFLLVGPSGVGKTETARALAELLFGGERFLVSINMSEYQESHTTSQLKGAPPGYVGYGEGGVLTEAVRQRPYSVVLLDEVEKAHIDVMELFYQVFDRGILRDGEGREVDFSNTIILCTSNVGSDLVQQASMAEEAPTLDSLRDLIHEPLASHFQPALLGRMNTIPFLSLDRDAMAQIARLKLGKVDKRLRANHGIRFTFTDEVVETIADRCTTIDAGARNIDAIIDRTVLPEASRALLTRLAEENLPAALELGLDEAGNFTYTFVEPGERPDLEVAANDTEALAEGADLGGDGASLDAPQTAPEADGAALDGATEADDPEPTA, encoded by the coding sequence ATGATCTCGAAAGACGTCAAGCGCCTCCTCCTCAAGCTCAACGACCCGATGACCCGGGCGCTCGAAGGCGCCGCCGGGCTGGCGGTCGGCCGCGGCCACTACGAGGTGACCGTCGAGCACCTCCTCCTGAAGCTGTTGGAGGACGGGACCGGCGACGCCGCGCTCGCCCTCTCCCGCCTCGGCGTTGAGCCGGGCCGAGTGGGCAAGGCGCTGACCGACACGATCGAGGGCTACCGGACCGGCAACGCGGGCCGGCCGGCGTTCTCGCCGCTCCTGCTGGACCTCGTCGAGCGCGCGTGGGTGGCCGGGTCGGTTCACCATGGCCTCGGCGAGATCCGGTCCGGCTCGTTCCTCGAGGCGTATCTGGAGAGCGACGCGCTCGCCACGTCGCCCGCTCGCGAGGCCATGAGTGAGGCCAAGGCCGACGACCTCCGCGACCGGTTCTTCGAGCTGATCGAGGGCTCCGACGAGAACCGCGCCTCGGCCCGCGGTGGCCGGCCCCTCGCGGACGCGAGCGGGAAGGAAGGCGAGACGGCGCTCGACATCTACACGCACTCGCTCACGCAGCAGGCCCGCGACGACGGCATCGACCCCATCTTCGGGCGCGACCGCGAAATCCGCCAGGTCATCGACGTGCTCTCGCGGCGGCGGAAGAACAACCCGATCCTGGTCGGCGAGGCCGGCGTGGGCAAGACGGCCGTGGTCGAGGGGCTCGCGCTCCGGATCGTGGCCGGCGACGTGCCCGACAGCCTCAAGGAGGCCGAGATCGCCGCGCTCGACCTCGGCGCGCTCCAGGCGGGCGCCGGCGTCAAGGGCGAGTTCGAGGCCCGCATGAAGGCCGTCATCGACGCCGTCAAGGACGCGCCCAAGCCGACGATCCTCTTTATCGACGAGGCCCACACGCTCGTCGGCGCCGGCGGCGCGGCGGGCACCGGCGATGCGGCCAACCTCCTCAAGCCCGCACTCGCGCGTGGCGAGCTCCGCAGCGTCGCGGCCACGACGTGGAGCGAGTACAAAAAGCACATCGAGAAGGACCCGGCGCTGGCGCGGCGCTTCCAGATGGTCAAGGTCGACGAGCCCGACGTCGAGACGGCCGTCGTGATGATGCGCGGCGTGCGCGACCGCTACGAGGACCACCACGCCGTCCAGATCACCGACGCCGCCGTCCGCGCCGCCGTCGAGCTTTCGGACCGCTACCTCTCCGGCCGCCAGCTTCCCGACAAGTCGGTTGACCTGATCGACACGGCCTCCGCCCGCGTGCGGATGTCGCAGGACGCCACGCCGGCCGCGCTCGACGACCTCGGCCGCCGGCTCCACGAGATCGAGACCGAGCTGACGGCCCAGCGCCGCGACGCCTCCGCCGGCCTCGGCACGGGCGAGACGCTCGACGACCTCGAGGCCGAGCGCGACCGGCTGAACCAGCGGCGCGAGGCGCTCGAGGCGCGGTGGAAGGAGGAGCAGTCGCTCGCCCGCGAGCTGGAAGGCGCGCGGAGGGCCGCGGCCACGGCCGGCGGCGACGTGCCCGCGGGGGTCCGCGACCTCCACGCGCGACTGGAGCAACTGCAAGAGGCCAACGGCCCGCTCGTCCACGCCGAGGTGGGCCAGCGCGTCGTCGCCGAGGTCATCGCCGACTGGACGGGCATCCCCATTGGCGACATGATTAAGGACGAGGCGCAGCTGCTCCTCGAGCTCGAAGACCGCCTGACATCGCGGATCCGGGGCCAGGACGGCGCGCTCGTCGAGATCGCCGACGCCATCCGCACGGCGAAGGCCGGGATGCGGAAGGCCGACGCGCCGATCGGTGTGTTTCTGCTGGTCGGCCCGTCCGGCGTGGGCAAGACCGAGACGGCGCGGGCCCTCGCGGAGCTCCTGTTCGGCGGCGAGCGGTTCCTCGTCTCGATCAACATGAGCGAGTACCAGGAGAGCCACACGACGAGCCAGCTCAAGGGCGCGCCCCCCGGCTACGTCGGCTACGGCGAGGGCGGCGTGCTCACCGAGGCGGTCCGCCAGCGGCCGTACTCCGTCGTGCTGCTCGACGAGGTCGAGAAGGCGCACATCGACGTGATGGAGCTGTTCTACCAGGTGTTCGACCGCGGCATCCTCCGCGACGGCGAGGGCCGCGAGGTCGACTTCTCGAACACGATCATCCTCTGCACCTCGAACGTCGGGAGCGACCTCGTGCAGCAGGCGTCGATGGCCGAGGAGGCGCCCACCCTCGACAGCCTCCGCGACCTCATCCACGAGCCGCTGGCGTCACACTTCCAGCCGGCGTTGCTCGGGCGGATGAACACGATCCCGTTCCTCTCGCTCGATCGCGACGCGATGGCCCAGATCGCCCGGCTCAAGCTGGGCAAGGTCGACAAGCGGCTCCGCGCGAATCACGGCATCCGGTTCACATTCACCGACGAGGTCGTGGAGACGATTGCCGACCGGTGCACGACGATCGACGCCGGCGCCCGCAACATCGACGCGATCATCGACCGGACCGTCCTGCCCGAGGCGAGCCGTGCGCTCCTCACGCGGCTGGCGGAGGAAAACCTCCCGGCCGCGCTGGAGCTGGGCCTCGACGAGGCCGGCAACTTTACCTACACGTTCGTCGAGCCCGGCGAGCGGCCCGACCTCGAGGTCGCTGCCAACGACACCGAGGCGCTCGCCGAGGGGGCCGACCTCGGCGGCGATGGTGCCTCCCTCGACGCCCCCCAGACCGCGCCCGAGGCGGACGGGGCCGCGCTCGACGGGGCCACCGAGGCCGACGACCCCGAGCCGACCGCGTAG
- a CDS encoding DUF2169 family type VI secretion system accessory protein translates to MEIVNPTPFAAAPAAVADLDGADLLVVIVKATYALDGQGGMAPAEAQREVQLADTFVGEEGASSVAYASDLAIGKTSTDVVLTGAAYPRRPGDREGEVGVQVGAAKASFRVFGEREWQSALGVTRMSRPEPFERIPLGYERAAGGTDASPSAERDHDFDARNPVGVGFRAKRTRRVVDASPLPNFERPDALVRTPDDRPPPAPVGFVAPGWQPRAAFAGTYDAAWAETRSPRLPTDFDVRFFDVAPDGLTVPGRLRGDEHGAALGVSPQGLLRFTLPGLALTAEVTSRAGGVLPIDLGLDRVVVDGDAGLHGEVVLVWSGGLRPPRDLYDLGPITLSTP, encoded by the coding sequence ATGGAGATCGTCAACCCCACGCCGTTCGCCGCCGCCCCGGCCGCCGTCGCCGACCTCGACGGGGCCGACCTCCTCGTGGTCATCGTCAAGGCGACGTACGCGCTCGACGGGCAGGGGGGGATGGCGCCGGCGGAGGCCCAGCGCGAGGTCCAACTGGCCGACACGTTCGTCGGCGAGGAGGGCGCGTCGAGCGTCGCCTACGCCTCCGACCTCGCCATCGGGAAGACGTCGACCGACGTCGTGCTGACGGGCGCGGCGTACCCCCGGCGCCCAGGCGACCGGGAGGGGGAGGTCGGGGTCCAGGTCGGCGCGGCGAAGGCGTCGTTCCGCGTGTTCGGCGAGCGCGAGTGGCAGTCGGCGCTCGGCGTGACGCGGATGTCGCGGCCGGAGCCGTTCGAGCGGATCCCGCTGGGCTACGAACGCGCGGCCGGCGGCACCGACGCCTCGCCGAGCGCCGAGCGCGACCACGACTTCGACGCCCGGAACCCGGTCGGCGTCGGGTTCCGAGCCAAGCGGACCCGCCGCGTCGTCGACGCCTCGCCGCTCCCCAACTTCGAGCGCCCCGATGCGCTCGTCCGCACGCCCGACGACCGGCCGCCGCCGGCGCCTGTCGGGTTCGTCGCGCCCGGCTGGCAGCCGCGCGCCGCCTTCGCGGGGACCTACGACGCCGCCTGGGCCGAGACCCGGAGCCCCCGCCTCCCGACGGACTTCGACGTCCGGTTCTTCGACGTGGCCCCAGACGGGCTCACGGTCCCCGGCCGGCTGCGGGGCGACGAGCACGGGGCCGCGCTCGGCGTCTCTCCGCAGGGCCTCCTCCGGTTCACGCTGCCCGGGCTGGCCCTGACGGCCGAGGTCACCAGCCGGGCCGGAGGCGTCCTGCCCATCGACCTCGGGCTCGACCGCGTCGTCGTCGACGGCGACGCGGGGCTCCACGGCGAGGTCGTCCTCGTGTGGAGCGGGGGCCTCCGCCCGCCGCGCGACCTCTACGACCTCGGCCCCATCACGCTCTCGACCCCGTAG
- a CDS encoding DUF4150 domain-containing protein, with amino-acid sequence MPSSVGVNFLSVVHKSSTGTTIAFPDVCKTPSPGGPIPIPYPNVAMSTDTAKGSKKVKMDGNPICTKDSNFRMSTGDEAGSAGGGVVSNKIKGKAEFVMFSFDVKVEGKNVARAFDIMLHNDKNTPPFPVLQPPVVAIGMPPRPECLFCGKPI; translated from the coding sequence ATGCCCTCGTCCGTCGGCGTCAACTTCCTCTCGGTCGTCCACAAGTCGAGCACCGGCACGACGATCGCGTTCCCCGACGTCTGCAAGACGCCGAGCCCCGGCGGCCCCATCCCGATCCCCTACCCGAACGTCGCGATGTCGACGGACACGGCGAAGGGGAGCAAGAAGGTGAAGATGGACGGCAACCCGATCTGCACGAAGGACTCCAACTTCCGCATGAGCACGGGCGACGAGGCCGGGTCGGCGGGCGGCGGCGTCGTCAGCAACAAGATCAAGGGGAAGGCCGAGTTCGTGATGTTCTCCTTCGACGTGAAGGTCGAGGGGAAGAACGTGGCGCGGGCGTTCGACATCATGCTCCACAACGACAAGAACACGCCGCCCTTCCCGGTCCTCCAGCCCCCGGTCGTCGCCATCGGGATGCCGCCGCGGCCGGAGTGCCTGTTCTGCGGGAAGCCGATCTGA
- a CDS encoding HEAT repeat domain-containing protein, whose product MPERRPGSEVPLPPVLQSGPSLRGFRIGLYLEHLEEAASLWEQRPADRENPELAWHDLGDDQARLEAHLDALVLGADLALAVCRQQALEGDAGELHAALRVFCRQGRSDLVGVAMEGVDPEDEEALDAMSDALVAELPSEWEAGALRADRLGDPRRLRLAADLVAHRQLPGRDTLLDALPEAPPSLRARIVRALGRTADGIVEGTVRSLLDDEDPAVRLEAAVALLRSGAPEAPAAVLREARTDPALVPALALAGHGGVVPWLHQVLAHPPSAAIAADTLGLLGDPRSVPPLIDALATDAAAEAARALDMITGAGLTDEEFVEDVPDDDELFEDEKERVARGEPLVPPDQPPRGTTIVLPSTDAERWRAWWDEHADRFAEADRFRLGRPAGPEAQVASLAAPFVPHRLRRWIADELAVRYRMAVPFDAGWEVGRQRAALEAMAGWAESAKAVPGRWYVAGHYAS is encoded by the coding sequence ATGCCTGAGCGCCGCCCCGGTTCCGAGGTCCCCCTCCCGCCCGTGCTCCAGTCGGGCCCGTCGCTCCGTGGCTTCCGGATCGGGCTCTACCTCGAGCACCTTGAGGAGGCCGCGTCGCTCTGGGAGCAGCGGCCGGCGGACCGCGAGAACCCGGAGCTCGCGTGGCACGACCTCGGCGACGACCAGGCCCGCCTCGAGGCCCACCTCGACGCGCTCGTGCTCGGCGCCGACTTGGCCCTCGCCGTGTGCCGCCAACAGGCGCTGGAGGGCGACGCCGGCGAGCTCCACGCCGCCCTCCGTGTGTTCTGCCGCCAGGGCCGGAGCGACCTCGTCGGCGTGGCGATGGAGGGGGTCGACCCCGAAGACGAGGAGGCGCTCGATGCGATGTCGGACGCCCTCGTGGCCGAGTTGCCGAGCGAGTGGGAGGCCGGCGCCCTCCGCGCCGACCGGCTCGGCGACCCGCGCCGCCTTCGTCTCGCGGCCGACCTCGTCGCCCACCGCCAGTTGCCCGGCCGCGACACGCTCCTCGACGCCCTCCCGGAGGCGCCGCCGTCGCTCCGCGCCCGAATCGTCCGCGCCCTCGGGCGGACGGCCGACGGCATCGTCGAGGGCACGGTCCGCTCGCTCCTTGATGACGAGGACCCGGCGGTCCGTCTCGAGGCGGCCGTGGCGCTCCTGCGGAGCGGGGCCCCCGAGGCGCCCGCGGCCGTCCTCCGCGAGGCCCGCACCGACCCCGCGCTCGTCCCCGCACTCGCACTCGCCGGGCACGGCGGCGTCGTGCCGTGGCTCCACCAGGTGCTCGCCCACCCACCGAGCGCGGCCATCGCCGCCGACACGCTCGGGCTCCTGGGCGACCCGCGCTCCGTCCCGCCCCTCATCGACGCGCTCGCGACGGACGCCGCCGCGGAGGCCGCCCGCGCGCTCGACATGATCACGGGCGCCGGCCTCACCGATGAGGAGTTCGTCGAGGACGTGCCGGACGACGACGAGTTGTTCGAGGACGAGAAGGAGCGCGTCGCACGCGGCGAGCCGCTGGTGCCGCCCGACCAACCGCCGCGCGGGACGACGATCGTGCTGCCAAGCACGGACGCCGAGCGCTGGCGGGCGTGGTGGGACGAGCACGCCGACCGCTTCGCTGAGGCCGACCGGTTCCGCCTCGGTCGGCCCGCGGGCCCGGAGGCGCAGGTCGCGTCGCTCGCGGCCCCGTTCGTGCCGCACCGGCTCCGGCGGTGGATCGCCGACGAACTGGCGGTCCGCTACCGGATGGCGGTCCCGTTCGACGCGGGGTGGGAGGTCGGGCGCCAGCGGGCGGCCCTCGAGGCGATGGCCGGGTGGGCGGAGAGCGCGAAGGCGGTGCCCGGCCGCTGGTACGTCGCCGGGCACTACGCGAGCTAG
- a CDS encoding type VI secretion system Vgr family protein — MPTLHRIARHEFACSALGPETFRVVRFEGTEAISRPYRFEVELVSDDPEVAFEDVIDKPATLTMYRGDDPSEVDGIVVDFEQSHEAGGQSEFRYAYRAVLVPRLWRLGLSFQSRIFQNLTVEEIVSKVLDDAGVDYRFKLSASYDPREYTTQYKETDLDFVQRLLEFEGIRYYFTHEGGAETLVMSDDASDAPDVEGDPVVGYSHADGLRPSDSLETIRDFLARQRLVTAKAEIKDYNYRTPETELFSETEHGQKPALGVHSDSAVHMMDGGRGGQLAKVRSEEIETTRLTMTGTGDCLRFRSGHRFSLTDHYRDGLNQDYLLVEVQHLGTQPDAAESHGTTTRAADEAPPGYSNAFTCVPATTPYRPPRLTPEPKLPGVLTAKVESAGGTYAPVDDQGRYRVRFPFDIGDAGDAGATKPVRLAQGYTGGGYGMHFPVHKGAEMVVACVDGNVDRIVGLSTVYNPTQFSPVTSSNPSENVLRSWGENELTFDDKQGEELVFMHATKDHLCEVVDNQENHVGTNRAQTVGNDETLSVGNDQKETVGHDNELTVGNDQMLTVGVNRTITVGGSHTESIGSSQSVTVGVAASESVGAAKTVSVGAAYAVTVGAGYQISVGAVSSESVGGAKSLTASGPISNSAGAAYEVTAGADLTWEAGKDGKMTIGKKLFIESGDALSIKGKKKVNIEAADQLTLKCGSAEIILKKNGDISLKGKKIDIKGSGKVTMKGSQIAEN, encoded by the coding sequence ATGCCCACCCTCCACCGCATCGCCCGCCACGAGTTCGCCTGCAGCGCGCTCGGCCCGGAGACCTTCCGCGTCGTCCGCTTCGAGGGCACGGAGGCCATCTCGCGGCCCTACCGCTTCGAGGTGGAGCTCGTCTCGGACGACCCGGAGGTGGCCTTCGAAGACGTCATCGACAAGCCGGCCACGCTGACGATGTACCGCGGCGACGACCCGTCCGAGGTCGACGGGATCGTGGTCGACTTCGAGCAGTCGCACGAGGCCGGCGGGCAGTCGGAGTTCCGATACGCCTACCGCGCCGTCCTCGTCCCGCGGCTGTGGCGGCTCGGGCTCTCGTTCCAGAGCCGGATCTTCCAGAACCTGACGGTCGAGGAGATCGTGTCGAAGGTGCTCGACGACGCGGGCGTCGACTACCGGTTCAAGCTGTCCGCGTCCTACGACCCGCGCGAGTACACGACGCAGTACAAGGAGACCGACCTCGACTTCGTCCAGCGGCTCCTCGAGTTCGAGGGGATCCGGTACTACTTCACGCACGAGGGCGGGGCCGAGACGCTCGTGATGAGCGACGACGCGAGCGACGCGCCCGATGTCGAGGGCGACCCCGTCGTGGGATACAGCCACGCCGACGGGCTCCGGCCCAGCGACAGCCTCGAGACGATCCGCGACTTCCTCGCGCGCCAGCGGCTCGTGACGGCCAAGGCCGAGATCAAGGACTACAACTACCGGACGCCCGAGACCGAGCTGTTCTCGGAGACCGAGCACGGCCAGAAGCCGGCCCTCGGCGTCCACTCCGACTCGGCCGTCCACATGATGGACGGCGGGCGGGGTGGCCAGCTGGCGAAGGTCCGGTCGGAGGAGATCGAGACGACGCGGCTGACGATGACGGGCACCGGCGACTGCCTCCGCTTCCGCTCCGGCCACCGGTTCTCGCTGACGGACCACTACCGCGACGGGCTCAACCAGGACTACCTCCTCGTTGAGGTCCAGCACCTCGGGACGCAGCCCGACGCGGCCGAGTCGCACGGGACCACGACGCGGGCGGCCGACGAGGCGCCGCCGGGTTACTCGAACGCCTTCACGTGCGTCCCGGCTACGACGCCGTACCGGCCGCCGCGCCTCACGCCGGAGCCCAAGCTGCCGGGCGTCCTCACGGCCAAGGTCGAGAGCGCCGGCGGCACCTACGCGCCGGTCGACGACCAGGGCCGGTACCGCGTCCGCTTCCCGTTCGACATCGGGGACGCGGGTGACGCCGGCGCCACGAAGCCCGTCCGCCTCGCCCAGGGGTACACCGGCGGCGGGTACGGCATGCACTTCCCGGTCCACAAGGGGGCCGAGATGGTCGTCGCCTGCGTCGACGGGAACGTCGACCGGATCGTCGGGCTCTCGACGGTCTACAACCCCACGCAGTTCTCGCCGGTCACGAGCAGCAACCCGTCCGAGAACGTCCTCCGGTCGTGGGGCGAGAACGAGCTGACGTTCGACGACAAGCAGGGGGAGGAGCTCGTGTTCATGCACGCGACGAAGGACCACCTCTGCGAGGTCGTCGATAACCAGGAGAACCACGTCGGGACGAACCGGGCGCAAACGGTCGGCAATGACGAGACGCTCTCGGTCGGGAACGACCAGAAAGAGACGGTCGGGCACGACAACGAGTTGACGGTCGGGAACGACCAGATGCTCACGGTCGGCGTGAACCGGACGATCACCGTCGGCGGGAGCCACACCGAGAGCATCGGGTCCAGCCAGTCCGTGACGGTAGGCGTCGCGGCCAGCGAGTCGGTCGGCGCCGCGAAGACGGTGAGCGTCGGGGCCGCCTACGCCGTGACCGTCGGGGCCGGGTACCAGATCAGCGTCGGCGCGGTGAGCTCCGAGTCCGTGGGGGGCGCGAAGTCGCTCACCGCCAGCGGCCCGATCTCGAACAGCGCCGGGGCCGCCTACGAGGTCACCGCCGGGGCCGACCTCACGTGGGAGGCCGGCAAGGACGGGAAGATGACGATCGGGAAGAAGCTGTTCATCGAGAGCGGCGACGCCCTCAGCATCAAGGGCAAGAAGAAGGTGAACATCGAGGCCGCCGACCAACTCACGCTCAAATGCGGGAGCGCCGAGATCATCCTGAAGAAGAACGGCGACATCAGCCTGAAGGGGAAGAAGATCGATATCAAGGGGTCGGGGAAAGTCACCATGAAGGGCTCCCAGATCGCCGAGAACTAG
- the tssG gene encoding type VI secretion system baseplate subunit TssG, with product MTSRRPDSDRLGGAPEAHADETLDRMVREGHRYGFFQAVRLLAAARGGPHTVGGPEPRREAVRVSPDPSSVFPASDVRHVRAPEAPTEPVPVEVGFGGLFGVDAALPSAFHERISKQEAETRPLRDFLDLLGHRPYAQLWRAWAKYRPEVRSWATDRRNPHATRAGALSGIAATDDTPVEPRTLLPLAARFSAWSRNAEGLRALLEHATGLAVRVIENVPRLVRLGDRPALGAARLGLDAVVGERIYDESGMFRIEIGPLGREAFRDLLPGKGGASRVAALVRLYASDALDYDVDLLLRSEEAPPLVLGDVESARLGRNAHLGTPRTPLVRRRVRYVAA from the coding sequence ATGACCTCGCGCCGCCCCGACTCCGACCGCCTCGGCGGCGCCCCCGAGGCGCACGCGGACGAGACGCTGGACCGGATGGTCCGCGAGGGGCACCGGTACGGGTTTTTCCAGGCCGTGCGCTTGCTGGCGGCGGCGCGGGGCGGGCCGCACACGGTGGGCGGGCCGGAGCCGAGGCGGGAGGCCGTCCGCGTGAGCCCGGACCCGTCGAGCGTCTTCCCCGCCTCCGACGTCCGGCACGTTCGCGCGCCCGAGGCGCCGACGGAGCCCGTCCCGGTCGAGGTCGGCTTCGGCGGCCTCTTCGGCGTCGACGCGGCGCTGCCGAGCGCCTTCCATGAGCGGATCTCGAAGCAGGAGGCCGAGACGCGGCCGCTCCGCGACTTCCTGGACCTGCTCGGTCACCGGCCCTACGCCCAACTCTGGCGGGCGTGGGCGAAGTACCGCCCCGAGGTCCGCTCGTGGGCCACGGACCGCCGCAACCCGCACGCGACGCGCGCCGGGGCCCTCAGCGGCATCGCCGCGACCGACGACACGCCGGTCGAGCCGCGCACGCTCCTGCCGCTGGCGGCCCGCTTCTCCGCGTGGAGCCGCAACGCCGAGGGGCTGAGGGCGCTCTTGGAGCACGCGACCGGGCTGGCGGTCCGCGTGATCGAGAACGTCCCGCGGCTCGTCCGCCTCGGCGACCGGCCCGCGCTCGGCGCCGCCCGCCTCGGGCTCGACGCCGTCGTGGGCGAGCGCATCTACGACGAGTCCGGGATGTTCCGGATCGAGATCGGGCCGCTCGGGCGCGAGGCGTTCCGCGACCTCCTCCCGGGCAAGGGCGGCGCCAGCCGCGTCGCCGCGCTCGTCCGCCTCTACGCCTCCGACGCGCTCGACTACGACGTCGACCTCCTGCTCCGGTCCGAGGAGGCGCCCCCGCTCGTCCTCGGCGACGTCGAGAGCGCCCGGCTCGGCCGGAACGCCCACCTCGGCACCCCCCGAACGCCGCTCGTCCGCCGCCGCGTCCGCTACGTCGCGGCCTAG